A region of the Roseiflexus sp. RS-1 genome:
ATGGCGGTGCGCTTATGCGTCTGTTCGATGACTGGCGCCTGCTGTTCTGGATCAATGTCCCATTCGGCATGATTGCCCTGGCATTGACCTGGCTGGCGCTGCGGCGCGTGGTGATCACCCGCGCATCGGGCAGTTTCGACTGGCGCGGCGCGGTGCTGATCTCGATCAGTCTGACGGCATTCAACATCGGGATAGGCGCAGGCGCAGAACTGGGACAGACCGATTTCTACGGCGAACGTCCCGGACCTCCGCCCTATGCCTTGCCGCTGACGCTGGCATCCCTTGTCGTCCTTGCAGCGTTCATCTGGGTCGAACGCCGCGCGCGCGACCCGCTGCTGGACCTGGCGCTGTTCCGGCAGCGCGGCACTGTTGCGGCATCGATCATGAATGTGCTGATCGGGTTCGTGCTGGCGCTGGCGATTGCGAATGTGCCGCTGTTCATCAACACCCGCCTGGGGCTGCTCTACCCGACTGACCCCGACATCCTGCGGCGAGGCGCATGGGAGACCGGTCTGGTGCTTTCGGCGCTGACGCTGGCGCTGGCACTGCTGGCATGGCCCGGCGGTCGCCTGGCGGGACGGTTCGGCGACCGCCTTCCGGCGCTGATCGGGCTGGGGGTGGCGACAGTCGGCTACCTGGTGATGAGTCGCTGGCAATCCGACACCGATTACTGGACGATGGTCGGGGGGTTGACGCTGGCGGGGTGCGGCGTGGGCATGGCGCTTGCGCCAACCGCTTCGACGATCATCGCGGCTGCCGGACCCGAACGGCGCGGCGCGGCGTCGGCGCTGGTGATCATCCTGCGACTGATCGGAATGACGGCGGGCGTTTCGACCCTGACACTGTGGGGCGTGCAGCGACAGGACGCGCTGCGACGCGCTGCGGACCCGGCATTGCTGGCAGACTTTGATCGGGTGCGGATGTTTCTGATCGATGTAGCCGCGCAGGTGGTGGGAGAGACCTTCCTTTTTGCAGTGGCCGCGTGCGCGATTGCGCTCGTTGCAGCCATATGGCTGCCGGGGCGTCACCGATCACAAACCGGAGAGACACGGGATGGGAGTCAGGTTGCCCGATAGATGGTCAGGGCACAATTCTCTGTCGCGTCTGAGCAAGCATGGATCACGATGCCTGGACTTTCGAAACGAAGGACTCTGCCCAGCGGATAGTTCGGTCAATATCTTGCCTGCGCTATGACCGTGAAAACGCGCAGTTTTATGATGAAACCGGAATATTCAGCGTTTTCCAGCCTGTCATAGTCACAAGAATGCCAAGCAACTGATTAAGATTGTCAACATAATACTCTCGCCGATCAATGCGCACAACATTCTGCTCCAGTTGCAGAAAACGCCAGTTTGTACCGGTGGTTACCGATCCGTGGATCACCGGAATGGCATGTCCTTCACGCTCGTTGAAGCGTTGAGCTGCAATCATCGCGGCGATACACTGCGGAAAACCGCCCTTGATGTCTTCATTCTTCGCTTCGAATATGATCAACACCGGAGCGCTGACATAGAGTTGTTCCGGTGACAGCGAGACGATAAAATCGCATACGCCGTTCAGACCCAGGGAAGGATCGACAGAAAAATCGATCCCTGAGAAAAAACTGATTGAACGTTCTGTCTGCCGCCGCAACTCAACCAGAATAGGGGCAATAATCAACTCGGATCGCACTTTCTCGGTGTTAATCGCAAGTGCGATCGGCAGGGTCTCGCGCAATGTCTCCTTCAACCATTCGCTGACCGGCAGTTCGGGCGCGGCGGCGAAGAGATCAACATCCTCTTCGAACACGAGTTGAAAACGCCGCTTGAGATCGGGCAGTTTGAAATCACTGTACGCCATATCACCCCTCCTCTCCTGGCGTATGCACATAGTGTATCACACGCAAGCGAACGACGCTTTGCATCTGAGATATGCTACAATAGCCAGCGTAGCCCTGGAATATGGTCGTCTCTCCTGAGCAGCATCGATGCGATTGTTTTCTACCGGACGTACACCGCTGATTGTGGCGATCATCATCGGCGCCATGTGCGCGTGGGTGATCATCGCCTGGCTCGATGCAACTCTGGCGCCCGGCGCCGGTGGGGTCTGGCTGGCGCTGACCGTCCTGATCGGCGGGGTGGCAGTGCGCTTACGGCAGGGGCGCACACCTTCCGCATGCGCGACCGGACCGCGCCTCCGTCCGTTGCAGGTGAGTTGCTTTGGCGCTATTGCGCTGGGGGTGCATCTGTTGCACGCCGCAGAAACCGGTCTCCTGACGGCTGCCATTCCTGCCCTGGCTGCGCCGTGGCTGCCTGCTGCCTGCATCATCGGCGGCGTCGGCGGTCTGGCGATCCTGAGTTTTGGTTCCGACTGCCGCAATGCAGCCTTCAGCGGCGAACCATCGGAGGAACAGAAACGTGGAGTCACGTAATCTGCCGCTCTATCATCTGGTGCGCCCTGCAGCGGGCGACGATCCGCACCCGCCATTGCTCGTTCTCTTCCACGGGTATGGCAGCAACGAAGAAGACCTGTTCGGTTTGACGCCCTATATCGATCCTCAGTTTCTGGTGCTCAGCACGCGCGCACCGCTGACGCTTATGCCCGGTATGTACGCCTGGTTCGAGATCGGCTTCACCCCCGATGGGCGCATTGCCGTCGATGATGTCCAGGCGCGCCAGGCGGCGCAGATCACGGCGCAATTCGTCGAACAGGCGACCAGAGCGTATGGCGCCGACCCGTCGCGCGTGATCGTCGCCGGGTTCAGTCAGGGTGGCACAATGGCAGCGCTGACGGCGCTGACCCGCCCTGATCTGGTGGCGGGCGCAGCCGTGCTGAGCGGCATTGTGCCGTCGTCGATCATCGATGAACTGCCAGATCGGGAGGCGCTGGTCGGCAAGCCGTTCCTGGTTGTTCACGGGACGAACGACCAGGTTGTTTCGATTGCCCATGGTCGCGCAAGTCGGAACTTTCTGAGCCAGCTTGGCGTGGCGCTGACCTACCGCGAATACCCTATGGCGCATGAGATCAATCTTGATGCGCTGCTCGACCTGACCGAATGGCTGAGGACGTTGAAGGTTGAGGGTTGAAGGTTGAAGGTTGAATGGTGAACGTGGAAGATGTACCAGTTTCTTCTCCTGATCCACGTTACCTGTTTTGCTCTCTGGATGGGCGCTGTTGCTGCATCGCTGCTGGTGGTGCGCACGCTTGAGCCGCGACTGACAGGCGTGACAGGCGACGCAATGCAGGATGCCAGTCTTCTGCGTGCTTACATTCGGCAGGAAGTCAAATTCGTTGATGTCGTCTTTGCAGGCGTCCTCGTTTCCGGCATCATGCTGGCGCAACTGTACACCGGCTGGACGCCGTGGGTGTTGACGAAAATCGGCTTGTTCATCGCACAATTCGTGGCGACAATGGCGTACATTCAGGTTTTTATTCGTCCACTGACGTACCCCTGTCCACCGCACCACTACCGACGCTGGTATGGGTTGTTCGCGGTATCGTTGAGTTTCTTCGCCATGACGCTGCTGGTTGTGTTCTTCGGAAGGTAATTCGACACGCCGGAGGCGTTCGCTTATCTGGGGGTCTACGACCTGTCAAGGTGGGTTATCTCTAGAGCAAGGCGAAGTATGAGTCAGGAGACAAGATGATGAGTGAGAGGATAAGCGTTGTGGAAAAACAAATCCGACTATCGGTGCAACACGCAGACCGCCTGAGCCGCCTGGCCAGAGCCAAAGCCCTCAGCGAAGACCAGATTATTGAGAAAGCCCTGGACATTCTCTTCAGTCTGACCGATCTCCTTGACCAGCACGTCGAGCGGGAAGGGTGGTCGTTCCTGTCGGAAGGCACACTACAACGAGTGTGGGATAACGAAGAGGATGCCCGTTACGACTCCTGGAGAGAACTCTATGGCCTTTCAGCGCGGTGATGTCGTGCTGGTGCCGTTTCCGTTCAGCGACTTGAGTACAACAAAGGTGAGGCCAGCTGTGGTGGTGAGCAGTTCACTCTACCATGCTACAGAACCCGACCTGATTCTGGCAGCGATCACCTCCAGGGTTGCTGCGTCCAGTGGGCCTTTGGACTGCGTATTGCATGATTGGCAGGTAGCCGGTCTACGTTACCCTTCTGCCGTTAAACCGGTACTGTTTACCCTTGATCCGACACGCGTGATCTACCATGTCGGTGCGCTGACCCCAGTGGATCTTGCTGAAGTGGCTCAACGGCTCCGTCGTGCTTTGGAGTTGTAGAGTTGGTTCTAGATGTTGCGAGGAATTATGACTGCCTCAGTCAGCCTCGATCTTCCGCTACGCTATCTGGACAAAGTACGTGCGATTCTGCGGCAATACGTGCCCGACTACGACGTCTGGGCATACGGTAGCCGCGTGCGCGGTGGTGCATTCGCAGCAAGCGATCTTGATCTGGTGGTGCGGAACCCCCGCCATCCGCTGCAACCCTGCGACCGGATTTTCGATCTGCGGTCTGCCTTTCTTGAGAGTGACCTGCCCATCCGGGTTGATGTCATGGATTGGGCACGCATCCCGCCCGCCTTTCGGCAGGAGATCGAGCGTGGGTATGTTGTCGTGCAGGCGGCAACTGAGCCGACGATGCATACGACAGGATGATCTCAAAACGATCTGGCGCGACCAGATGCGCCGTGATTTTGAGCAGGAATACTGGAACGTGCTGGAACCTCAACCTCCTACTGTCCTGCGCGGATAGTCTTACCCTTTCCTTCCCCTTGCGCGGCATGCACCGACCGTCTATACTTTCCATAGCGCGCAATCACCAGGGAAAGGGCCTGATATGAGCGTTGAAACTGCAACCTCAGCCG
Encoded here:
- a CDS encoding type II toxin-antitoxin system PemK/MazF family toxin, which produces MAFQRGDVVLVPFPFSDLSTTKVRPAVVVSSSLYHATEPDLILAAITSRVAASSGPLDCVLHDWQVAGLRYPSAVKPVLFTLDPTRVIYHVGALTPVDLAEVAQRLRRALEL
- a CDS encoding alpha/beta hydrolase, which translates into the protein MESRNLPLYHLVRPAAGDDPHPPLLVLFHGYGSNEEDLFGLTPYIDPQFLVLSTRAPLTLMPGMYAWFEIGFTPDGRIAVDDVQARQAAQITAQFVEQATRAYGADPSRVIVAGFSQGGTMAALTALTRPDLVAGAAVLSGIVPSSIIDELPDREALVGKPFLVVHGTNDQVVSIAHGRASRNFLSQLGVALTYREYPMAHEINLDALLDLTEWLRTLKVEG
- a CDS encoding nucleotidyltransferase family protein, translated to MTASVSLDLPLRYLDKVRAILRQYVPDYDVWAYGSRVRGGAFAASDLDLVVRNPRHPLQPCDRIFDLRSAFLESDLPIRVDVMDWARIPPAFRQEIERGYVVVQAATEPTMHTTG
- a CDS encoding MFS transporter — encoded protein: MALEQKPAAIGSAQTTQDRGAMAWLQRPSTALALVCAAVFLGAVDLTIVTAVLPKIMVDLSVSIDTELHRASWVITGYLLAYTISMTFTGRLSDLYGRRIAYLICLTIFTLGSVVVAVAPALEEVVLGRVVQALGAGALVPISMALVSDLFPPERRPAALGVIAAVDTAGWMVGHVYGGALMRLFDDWRLLFWINVPFGMIALALTWLALRRVVITRASGSFDWRGAVLISISLTAFNIGIGAGAELGQTDFYGERPGPPPYALPLTLASLVVLAAFIWVERRARDPLLDLALFRQRGTVAASIMNVLIGFVLALAIANVPLFINTRLGLLYPTDPDILRRGAWETGLVLSALTLALALLAWPGGRLAGRFGDRLPALIGLGVATVGYLVMSRWQSDTDYWTMVGGLTLAGCGVGMALAPTASTIIAAAGPERRGAASALVIILRLIGMTAGVSTLTLWGVQRQDALRRAADPALLADFDRVRMFLIDVAAQVVGETFLFAVAACAIALVAAIWLPGRHRSQTGETRDGSQVAR